AAATAAGGGGCTAGAGTGCAACCAGGGGTGCATTTCCTGCGTTGGTATTTACATGCCGCACAAGCCTGTTGGCTGCTGCCGCTGGTGTTGGTGGTGCTGCTGCCGCTGCCGCTGCTGGTGCCGTTGTTTGAGACTGCTCCCctactattactattattgttgttattaaTAAGAGTATTGGTGATGATGCTGGAATTGCTACTCATGATattgttgtgttgtggtttgTTAAGAAGGGTGGAGGGGGATTTGTCGGCTAGGTTTCCGGCGGTGGGTTGGGTTGATGATGAGGCTTTCCGGtgttttttccttgttttttcaCTGCGAACAAAACGAATGGAAAATGgatagtagagagagagagagagaaagggagatattacaggggagaaaagagaggagcGACCCAATAACAATGGCTACGAGGACGTTAATAGCTGGTTCAAACAAACCACTCCTTCAAATTAgggtttagagagagaaagagagagaggaagagagaggagggaaatGGCAAATCCTAACAGATTTAGTTATATCGGATATTTCGGGAGATATTGAGACAAATTCGGAAGGTCGGGTAAGAATCCTAAGACCGCTCCAATCTCCAATCTCTAATCTCTAATCTCCATAGCGTGTCTTTTTTATCCTCTACCCTTTAATTTTAGGATTCTAGGAGTCTGGCTACATTTAATCTCTATCATTTATAATCGGTTTTGGTAAGGTGTTAAATTTCAGCTCGGACTGGTTGGATCAATTGAAACCGTCCGGACCAGACCGGAACAAATCAGAGCGAACCCTTGTCGGGTTGGCTTCAGTCTTGGTAtacatttgaaaaataaaaaattaccgGATCTTAGTCTAGGTTTGAGATTCATCTCGATTGCAAGCTGGAAATTGAGACAGAATTTGTAACTTGCTATCCTCTTGCCTAGTAGGCAAAGATTTACCTCCGTGGAAAGGCTGATTCATTTGGATCGACATTAGGGTTTCAATTACATTGCATTGCCGAAATCCATGTTGTATATTTGAAACAGATTGACCTCCTTGCTTATCTCATGGTACAATCTTCTTCTTGCTAAGCCACCCCTTTCGTCATTTTCAACCTGAAAACCTATTTAGTTAGACTGAATTTGCACCAaatcgaccgattgacacccttagctaCCAATCTTAAGAGCCTAATTCCAAAATCATaccatttattttaataaatggtttcaaaaCTAGGATACGATCCAATTTAATAATGGGATAATTGAGTTCCAGTTCTTTAGTGGTTTTGGGCACTCAAAGTCTCAATTATGTTCAAAATTCCTAGGTATATAAATTTCTtctcatatataaaaataattgaATATGTATTCTTAAGCATAAAATTAATCAATCATCAACCCCTATTATTTATTAGTAATTTTGACataatatttataaattataaatattaaatttgTACTAGGATTAAATATGCATATTAAACAAGTATTGGTAGTaggatttggctcctctgtgGCGCAAGACAATGTTGGGCTTCATACCAAGGCGTTTCTGGCCATTGGATGCATGCCGGACACTgtgttgcgccacagaggagcTCAATCCATTGGTAGTATGGGTTCCAATCAGTTCTTTATTGTCTTTTCGAATTTCAAACTGTTGGAAAACTAGTCCTAGAACCATCTTGTCTTGTTTATAATAATTGGTCTCTAAATCAGTTCCTAAAATCGTCCGATTTAATAATTAGAGTAGGTGAGTTCCAAGACGATCCCTGATTCCAATCCCAAATTAATACTCTTAATGTGCTTCATATATAACAAGAGATGATTATGATTTCATTATGCACTAAAAGAGAACAATATGGTCACTTATAGCAAGAGCCTTAATTTTAAGTAAACCCATCACAAATTTGTTTCCCTTACGTGAAGTGGAGAGTGAACCAATCAAATCGATTGTCCAGTGTGTGATTtcaaataaaagaggaaatttTTGGAGTAAATATCCTCTTTTGAGATGAGAATCTTCTATCATGAAGAGATATgattcttcacccaaaaagaaaaaaaagaaaagaaaaaggagatatGATTCTGAATGATTATGTATTTAAATCCCTCGTAGGATCTTAAGATAAGAAAATCAATCACTGTTAAGAgaataatattttcttatttaaagAAAGACATTAATGCCACGCGATTCATTTGTATACATGAATTTAGTTCACAATATTGGTTGTCGTATTACTAGTATCATTATATTGATAAACATCGACTCTATTAGCTTGAACCAGTATCGATTCCAAACCAACATAgtatttttgataaataataataataataataataataataataataataataataataataataataataataataataataataataataataataataacaataataataacaacaataataataataacaacaacaacaacaataataataataataataataataataataataataataataataataataataataataataataataaaaaaacacatGATCTATACTGTATCAAGTGATATGTATCACCTAGGTGTTGTTATTGATCGTAGCATGAACTCTATAGGGAAAAGCAAAAAGAATGAGATCAGCTCAATACATTACCCTGCACAACTTCTCCCTTTTCCTTTTGTatataaattgatatttataggctttCGTTTCTCTCTATAGGCATGTATGTAGGCATGTATGATGTTCGTCCTTTCCTTACATTCTACGAGGTAATGAGGGAGAACtagagtataaaaaaaaaaaagaggtgtgCACTAACTAAAGAGAGGTTTCGAAGATGACAATCTTAATTTTGATGGGCAAAGGAGTATCAGCTATCAGCTAGGACTATGTTGATTCCATAATTAGCTCATTAGATCCAGAAGCCATGCATGAGCCAACTGTAGGGTACAATGGCCACAATGTGAAATTGGAATGACTTGATAATCGAAGACCtccttagattttttttcttcttatttcaaGACTATTCctatattattttttaggatAAAGAAGTTACTTGGTTGCATGCCCATATGCAAGAAACACGATCGCATAAAATTAAAGACCATGTCACCCCCTTGCCTGATTCCTCTACATGCTCTCTGATTGGTGCGTGTGCTAACATAGTAAACCACAAAACAGATAGTGATATCTCTCCTAATTTCCCATTATATatgattttcaattttaaccatTTGGATTTATGATTTGACAGGGTGAAAGTTGGATCGACATAACAACCTTAGATAGAAAATCTGTCaagcttaaaaaaataataaaaatttacaatatGTCATATTGTCAAAGTGTAGGGTACGCATTAGGTTCAAAGTACCCTTCCCCATATATCTCCATCTACTATTTGTGTGGGGCCATGCAGTATTACAGCCCATCCTTCCGATGGTTGCAAAGCCCATGGGTCGTCTAAACCCTACCATAGCCTGTTGTCGAATTGGGCTGGGTTAGATAAATTCAAGCAGGCTAGACAGCCTAGACAGCCTAGACAGTGAATTGCAACCCCCTTAAACCCATTGTTGGGATGCTCTGGTGGTGGATTTTGAGAAGGACTATAATTATTCAAGCTAAGATGAGCTGAGCTTGGATGGGCTAGGCTACGGTTGGAACTTGGCACCCAACTGGGTTGAGCATTTGGGGCTCCAATCCGAACTAACCCACTGACATGCACTTCCTGACTCATGTTTCTCTAAAAAGAAAGGGCAGCAATGCTCATTGGATTAAGCTTCAAAACAAACTGTTTACTAGGAGGCCAGATCAGCTCCCCGTGCacgaactttttttttttgttaatcaaggtcTCGAGATCAGTTTACGTacacctcgactaatcttcGGAGAGACTAGCACAACAACCCACCACCACGGTATCTCCGTACATGAACTCTTCACATAGGATTTTGTGATAATACATGTGCTTTTCTTCCACAATGCCCCTCTAAACATTCTTAATGGCAACATGAAAAAGCATTAATGACAACAAGATATATGCATTGTCACGATATTTGCAGATTCACACATAAAAGATCAAAAACTACAAGAACTACTGACCCATGAAACCTGTAGAGATATTTTCAAACCCTatcacccaccccccccccaccaccaaaaaaaaaagacacattAATATTGGCCCTGTGAGAAATTAAAAATCCTTTGACCTGGAGACAATATTGCTAATGGATCAAActtgttcttcctttctttgaaaACCTCCCATTTTGAGCCGAAATGATTCATCCACTCTTCCCTGGTTTTGTAATTAGGAAGATATTGCTTCACGTTAATCCCAGCCTCTTCACAAAACTCCAGTATCTTCCTATTCTCATTCTCCAACTGTAAACCATAATCTTCCTTACAGTTATAACTACTTGATCGCAGTAGTCCAATGGAGTAGAAGATATCTTCATCTGGTGTAACTGCAGACATTTTATCATCCCACCTGCAAATGGAAATAGATTATGATTATCAGTTCTAAACAAACTGCATGTCAGGGTTTCATGTGGAAGACAGAAGTAATAATCTCACATCATCTGTGAGTAGCCTAATGTAAACACTTTAACAGCTAGCTTTTAAGGATAAGTTCTCGATCTTAAGTAACTCTTCACTACTCACTTGCTTTTAATCATAGGGTAGACAAGGATGGGTCCGCTGGAATTTGGGCTTTGTTGAAGGATGCCCTTAAAAACACCTGCATCGAAGTCCATGATTTGAGATTTGGGAACAAAGAGATTAAGCCATGGGTGAGGGATGTCCCAAAGTCCTTTTGAACGAAGCTTTAGTTCTCCACTTCGAACCCTATCAAGGAAATCTACATAGGATACATCTTTGGTGAAGATGAAACCTGGGATGAAGCTCAAATCTCTGAGCAACATTTCTAACTCCTGAACAAGAGAAAAGTAATACATAATCAAGATTACACAATTTAACTAAGAGAGTCCTTCAAGGCATCATTATGCTTAGTGAATTATAAAACTTCACTATTTACCATAAGGAAATACACGGATTAGTCCAAATCATAGAGGACCCCACATACATCATAATGGCCAAATTTTAATCTGAAGTAAGCGAGGAAGTTATTTAAACTTGGACTtaaagttttagtaaaattgCCAAAATGCCATAAGAtgaagatgaatataaaatacaaaatggtATCTTTTGCAATTTTAGCTAATCAAGTGGACGAACCGATGTATTACCATGTGGTTAATAGTGAAATATTATAATTCACTCAACAAAATGACGAGAAAGAAAACCCTAAGAAGAAAGATTGTAGGTGAGCAGGAAAAGATGGATCACACACCTTCTCAACAGTATCTACAGAGAGATCATCATAATACTTGGCCACTTCTAGGCAGTAAATGATGCCATGTTGGGTTGCTAGGGAAGTAATCCTGGAATGATCAGTTTGGGAGAAGAATGAGGACCTCCAATTATTTGCAGGACTCTGGAACATAACAAGAGAACCTTCCACGTAATCCAAACCCTTCTTCCCTGCTTCATCTCCATTGATTGTGATCAGATGCTCTTGGTCTCTTGTGAAAGTAGGGAAATCAAGGTAGAGCATACGTACCCACTTCACCTGCAAACATTATGAATCAAACCCAGATGAGATGGGGTATAAAGAATAATTTTGCACCAGAGAGAATGGACCACAGATCAACACCATTATGGGTATCTTAGCTTGGAGCCTGAGATACCCACAGGCTGAAACGTGCCAAGCATGCATCATATTAAACCCCAAGGGGATGGCAGAGTTTGCAAGGGATCTTCATCTTAAGGAGTGtatggttctgagtttgacttcTCTTAACTTCCTAGGGTCACTTACTGGGCTATTTaattagtgctcttcactactttctgccaaagttgaatggttttcattgaaCTCTgatatgacccagtccatgtaATTTTGCGGTCAGTATGTGCCTACGGGACTAGCTAGACCTATGGGGGAAACATGCACTGTACTATGTATGTATTACCCTGCTTGGAGCTGGCTCTAGGGCGATTCTTGCTCTTGTGATGATCCCAAACTGGCCAAATCCTCCCAGTACCGCATAAAACAACTCTGAATTCAGGTGTCTTGAGCAGGTCACCACCTCACCTCGCCCTGCACGTTCAAGTCAATAATACGCATCAAAAGAAACCATCATTGATTCATCACTTAATCTCATTTTTAACTAAAAGTAACAAATTTGTTTAAAGGTAAATCAAGTGTTGGCTTCAGCACACGTTTTCAAGAATCGGACTGAGGTCCCCAATCCCGATTCCTCTCAATCTGGCCCGATCTGGATCCCGATTCTTAGTTTAATAACCTTGCTTCAGCCTCTGATACAACTGGAACTGagattctcataaaaaaaaaattaaaaaattgctACTACCTGGGTTGGTAGctaaaaaaatggaatattcACTTCTCTCTTTGgaatcataaatataaataacTTTCAAAAATTCATTTCTTTGACTATGAGCCTGGGTAGCCgcaaaatttcatcaacattttatcatttttttcagTGATCAAACACGTGTAGTATTAACATAGTGCGTCGAGGGGTTCGAATATCATATTATATGAAAACATCCAAGATCccaataagagaaagaaaaggaaagaggttGGGCATGCCACTAGCTTTCTTAAAGCTAATGGCTAAACCAACGAGGGGCTGAGATGAGAGGTGAATGGGAGACTTtccaaggaaggagaagggaggagagaggcagaaacaaagaagaaaacataagagATTATGTGAGCTAATATAGAAAATTTTATACCAGTAACAACGTCCATCTCATAAACGTTGCTGATCTGAGGGCCATGACGAAAGGATTGGCCGCTGATGCCTGCATTAGAGAGGGTACCACCCACCGTAAGATACAAGTAATCTGTCCAAGACCTAGGTGCAACCCCATGCTCCAAGGTTGCCTTCAAAACCTCTATCCACAGCTGCTCTCCACCCACATCAACATAAGAAGCTAACCCACAAAGATTAATCCTTCCACCACTTAATCCATTCAAAGCTCTCATATCTACAACAACACCATCTTGAGTCATGGCTTGTCCACAAACTGAATGGCCATGACCCCTTGCTGCAATactaaaaggagaagaagaaccatAAGAGGATCTTATGAGGTTCACAATGTCAACCTCAGATAATGGATAGAGAACTGCAGCAGGAATCAATCTCCTTCTTTTACCAAAATCAGTGGAGGCCATGGTAATAGATTCAGAATCAACACGAAGCCTCGCGGCGAGGTCCAGAGATGTAAGCTTCTCTGGCAATGAAGGAGGAAGACATGGCCTCTTCCTTAGCTTCTCTATCATTGACATCAAACGTCTAACAAATAATATCACAATGAAACAACTCTTAATACTCTTACTTCTAATACccatgttagagagagagagagagagagaagaaaaggggagTGGTGGGTTCTTGAAGAAGGGTATGTATGTATCCTTAATTAGTTGAAGAAGAGGCACAAAAATTAAAAGGGTTTGATGCATGAAAACGAGGATGAAATCTTGGGTTGCAGAGAGGAAATCTTGGCGTCTGGTTCGCAAACGACGTCGATGGCTAAAtatgtttgttttttcaaagaTATGGACCGGACCAGACAACAGAATCCTATGAATCATTCCACACGTCATGGTCTTATATATAGAGTCTCTCATGATTTATTCTCAGGGAAATTTTTCTCTGTGATGGAAATGGACCCGCTTGGTAACAGATTAAATTTCTGGGAAGATTCCTAAACGACCCACAGATTTTGCATTTTCTCAAGTAAGAgtgttaatttatttatttcttcgcTAAGAAGTCATTtctattaaaggaaaaaaaaaagaaaaagaaagaatacaaAGACACAGAATAGAGTAGAAATACAATTCAAACCAAACTATAGCAAATGAAGCAAAATTGAagcccccaccttcggcattgccatcactCGCAACTAAAATTAACTACTTAAGATACGGAATCTCAGTCTACATTGTGCAttaatcaaaatccaaattctAATAGAGGGCAGAAAGACTGGCATAGaaatcaatgatttttttttttttttcagtcaaTTTAGTTAGGTAATTTGCAATCAGATTGGCCTCCCTAATCAAATCCATTCTGGCTGATCAGTTTAGTTTTATAAAGGTTTTGGTTAAACGGTTTTTATTGGATTCGATTTTACAGTTTTATtatgttgaggttttttttgttCGATTTTTAAATGGTTGACGTTTTGTATTATGTAGAATGGGTTTATGAGCTGCCTCTAAAGGGTTGATGTCTTGTGTTTTATAGATTATGTTTATATCTCTTTTttaacccttctctctctctctctctctctctctctatatatatatatatatatatatatatggggggggggggggattattACGGTTAGTGGTAATTCTTTGTTAACACAAAAAGGCATGAGGAAGAGATCATGTAACTCTTTCTTCATTGTTAATGATAAAATAGTACTATCTCTCCCATAGACATAGGCATGCACCTAATGAACAACATAAATCCTTGGGGTATGGTCTTGTGggattgtttttttatttctatttattgtgtttttagAATTATGAATATGTTTCAGTTTCTACATGTTGCCGGTTTAAGCTAATAAATATGAACCCCATTAGGagtaaatttatttttgaagtcTAATAAAGAAATCTGATGCTACTAGGCTTGAACCATGGCATCAATCCCAAACTATGACTTAAGAAATAAAACATTTTAAATTAGTTTATATGATGTAAATCCACTATAAAACACTAAAGAATATATTAGAAAGCCAAGactaattgaatttttttttttttcaatctattCAATAATATATCGGTTCTAATAGATTTTAATCAGGTTCAAAACTAATGGTCTATTGATTCAAAATCGAACCACATCAATTAACAATGGTTTCACCTTCTAAAATCATAACCAAACCGAATAGTAAATAGTTTATTATACTAATTTAAACAgttcggttcaattttgataaacTATTTTGATTTGCAATTCACACCGTTATGGACCTCTAGTTAATGTACTCAAGTTGGTGGGCGGGTCAGGTTCTCATGGACTAATGGGTTGCTTGTGATCAGGGAGGGACTGTCCCACTACCATTTTAAGGATAGATTTGGGTCAAAGTTTGGTATATATTCCAATGGAGGATCTTCTAATTTCTTTGAGGAGGagatttctttttatcttttgattgatttgaaaagaTTTCTCTCTGCATCTATCAGGATCAAGACCCTTTGTTCTGTCTGAAATCTACTCATGATGTTTGGCTGAGATGGAGACATTAattggtttttcttcatttaaagATTTGATTTGTATGTGTTTAAGCCCACATTTAACTCTGAAACGTCAAACTCAACTAATTGCACCAGCCCATTTTGTGTCTTGATCCGACTTCAACCCAccattctttttcttatcaTGTACTCAAATTGTCTCTAAAGTTAAGTATATATGAGTACTTTTAGCAGAatggattcaatttttttacttCATAAAGTTAAAAACTTTGTTCACACCATCACCATTTTCACATCATTCACATTTCAATACTTAGAGAATCTACTAGCAATGAATGTACTCTGTCTCATTAATGGAAACTAAAGACTACTTGGCAAGTAACAACAAGTCTAAAAGCCTATGATCCTATGAGGAATTAAAAAAGATTAACTTGATTCATGAAGGTATCAGCCATGCCCATGGAGACATTAGTTGTACTGCAATAATTAACTTGATTCATGAAGGTATCAGCCATGCCCATGGAGACATTAGTTGTACTGCAATAACTTAAGTacttattttattgaaaaagagagagagaatgtttcTGCTCATGAATCTGTTTCTACATGCATGATATGTGGAagcaaaaatataaaattaatgatgcaaaaagcgAATGATAATcgcaaataaaaaattacttaTGTCTATGATCATAGTgatattgaatttattttattattaatggaGGAATAGGGTAACATTGCTTGTCCTTAAACATTTTAAATTGATTACAAAAAAAGATTcttctttataaaattataagGAACCTCATATAGATAGTTTATCGAAATGCTTATATAGCTTAAAAATATTACTTAGGGGCTGCACATACTCCCAAACCCCTGTATCATGGACCTACTAGTTCGTCAAGGCCCCGGTAATAAATATAAACACACAAAGTTGGCTTCGAGGACTACAACCCTCTGAAATCAACCTACgaatacaatttacaaaatacaagacatcacaCCTCTAACATGACACTAAGATGGATTTTAGATGAACTTTGTTAAGTTAAGCATAATTGCTTATAAATGTGTATATGGTATCCTATATACCCATCAATCCTATAGatacggatttttttttttttttttNNNNNNNNNNNNNNNNNNNNGGGTGGCGgcgtgggtgggggtgggggtggtttgTTGGGGTAGAAACTCTTTAACAGTATGGAGGAGAACTACACATATAGACTTGTTCATTACTGGGGTCTCCTCTGAAAAGAAATCCATGCCCCACCAagatctcttttcttctcttttcgtTGCTGAAGTGTCCTTGTCTCCAAGATTGGTTTTAGTCTGATTTAATTTATAGTGGAATTCTTATGGTTCACAGTTCACACTGCAccattaatttttctttaataattgATTGCCAAATCTTcctaataaagaagaaaaaccttAGAACTTAGATAATCCGGTCATGAAAAAGGCTGGAACAAGAATTATGTATCATGATTAGAAGAATTTTGATTGTAATTAAAGAGGATCTTATTTTTGACTCTTGAGTCTTTAAGGGTATCAGATGTAGGACCCATAAAACGAGTAAGACACAGAACATAAATCCATGCATGTGCACCATGAATCCTAGTTCATTCTCTGCAAATTCCAAAACATAGCTAATAGAAACAAATTTATTcaatttttctaatttcttatgTGTTTGAACAGTAAGAATCTGGCACTTTCTTGTTTTACACATGCACCAAGATTAAAAGGTCATGGTAGTTGTCCGTACTTCCACTTTGTAGTTTTCACTCTTTTAACACTGTacacttagagagagagagagagagagagagagagagatggtgacCTTGGAAGGACTCAAGGAAGTGTCAAATGTGAATGAAGAAGTGGGGAAGGGTGGTCATGGAAGGGGACTATGGGAAGATACTGGAAATCTTGGTGGGAAAGTGAGCCATGGCTACAACATCACGTGGTTCCACCAAAGTGAACATGTGAAGTTGTGAACCACTTGATATTTAATGTTGTTTGTGATTTATTGGTTGCATGGAGGAATATTGCATGTAGAAGATAACGAAGGAACACAGCATGAGTAAAGTGCATGACAGCAACCACCATGAGAGGTCTCCATTGGGTTCATGTGATACTCTTTCTGAAGCCCTTTTGGTTCTTGCTTTGAGTATAGGAAGTTCTGCAAGCTCTGCTTCTGTGATAATGGCATCTTTCCATGGATAGATACTAGGATAGGTTATCCTAAAGTAGTGGACACTTAATTAGCATGTTCTTAAGGCTGTAAAGTGTAAAAGGCTCTACCCTACATTACCATACAATCAATTACAATATAGAAAGTAGAAAGCAGAAATTAAGATTAAATTCCCTCCTTGTTACTGTTACTTGACATATGTAGATAGAACAAAATAAAGATAAGGGTGTTGGAAATACTTAATTAAGAGGTCATGTGTTCAACTAGATCTCCTTGAGGCCAACCTAAAAAAATAAGGTTtgagggggagggagggggggggggggggggtgggagggggggggggaggaaggggaaGGAAGGAATACTTTTCCTCATGAAGTTTTCCTCTACTTCATGAGGTAGAGTTAGTAATGAACATTACATTGATCAGggtgattatttattttaaaagtaCAATGTTGCTGATTCATGACATTCATATCATGCCCCTACAAACTTTATTTCAGTTGTAAAATCATAAACTTTTCCTTGGAAATTTATTTAGCAATAGTGAAATCTTAGTCCTAGATTGCCCTATACTGGTCGGTATCTTTGTTTTGTTCTCTAGCTAATTCTTCTCCCCTACGCATGTTgatgatggccatgccaaaggtggggccGGGGGCTAATTGATTTCGTCTATTTCTGTTTTATGGAATTATCTAGGttattgtgttttttcttttatttctcaaatTCTTAATACGAATGACCTTTTAGCGGGGAAAAAAATTAACGAAATCTTGGAGACTATCTAAGTCTTAAACCTTGTTTGTGGAAGATTTTTCTTTGCAATTGTAAGA
This genomic stretch from Macadamia integrifolia cultivar HAES 741 chromosome 2, SCU_Mint_v3, whole genome shotgun sequence harbors:
- the LOC122092951 gene encoding cytokinin dehydrogenase 3-like, which codes for MHQTLLIFVPLLQLIKDTYIPFFKNPPLPFSSLSLSLSNMGIRSKSIKSCFIVILFVRRLMSMIEKLRKRPCLPPSLPEKLTSLDLAARLRVDSESITMASTDFGKRRRLIPAAVLYPLSEVDIVNLIRSSYGSSSPFSIAARGHGHSVCGQAMTQDGVVVDMRALNGLSGGRINLCGLASYVDVGGEQLWIEVLKATLEHGVAPRSWTDYLYLTVGGTLSNAGISGQSFRHGPQISNVYEMDVVTGRGEVVTCSRHLNSELFYAVLGGFGQFGIITRARIALEPAPSRVKWVRMLYLDFPTFTRDQEHLITINGDEAGKKGLDYVEGSLVMFQSPANNWRSSFFSQTDHSRITSLATQHGIIYCLEVAKYYDDLSVDTVEKELEMLLRDLSFIPGFIFTKDVSYVDFLDRVRSGELKLRSKGLWDIPHPWLNLFVPKSQIMDFDAGVFKGILQQSPNSSGPILVYPMIKSKWDDKMSAVTPDEDIFYSIGLLRSSSYNCKEDYGLQLENENRKILEFCEEAGINVKQYLPNYKTREEWMNHFGSKWEVFKERKNKFDPLAILSPGQRIFNFSQGQY